Proteins from a single region of Flavobacterium sp. YJ01:
- a CDS encoding TonB-dependent receptor: MKLTKLLIFCVSSLLFSVATFAQDVTVTGIVSDESGLPVPGATILVKGTNKATASDFDGKFQISAPSNGTLVISFVGFNTLNEAVNGRTKMSVVLSTTSQNLNEVVVVGYGTQKKGLITGASTNLKGETIKELNTGSAMEALQGIAPGISITRTNGSPGAGTKVTIRGLGTNGNSNPLYIVDGVSVGNIDYLSPSDIESIDVLKDAASAAIYGSRAANGVVLVTTIKGKKGRAARITYDSYYGIQNTYKNLDPLNAQEYMYIIDEGRVNDGMPRQDWKAVLANNSWLNTQFPGAGTQLGNEVWENLQNGWTGTNWVNEMSKKDAPIMNHALNITGGSEDITYSFGVSYFDQTGIIGGDIVDASFKRLTTRLNTQMVLKKNESHAIITVGENVTYTNSENRGVSNGNIYGNDLHNALTANPLQPAYWQTSIDRNIDKNGFTPTLDGISTGQTNPLAIMYYRSNFNYPKDNRIIGNAFLEVEPIKDLKFRTVYGIDSWFGYGRSMSPTYGLGVLYTKLINGASQYSYIGANSTWTNTASYKKQFGNHNISAVVGTELVQYLVNNNVSGSRNNLTFGEDPKYAYLNNTTPRTFNDLSTNGMDTAAGGGGIMSYFARAQYDYKEKYLLSATLRSDGSSNFADGKRWGYFPSVSAGWVVTKEDFMSGTSSWLNSLKLRGSWGQNGNQDIPNFYYSSNIAYVFPGYFFGDTKPVSGTTAYPARVTNPDLTWETSEQLDFGLDASLLNSRLNITVDWYNKTTKDWLVLAAGRGTDGAAPAYINGGDIENKGFEFSVNWSDKIGGFKYGATVSGAFNKNKVTRIANADGILHGPSNVLSQGTGEISRGMVGLPLGYFYGFRTAGILQNQKEVDEYVGPNGQPYFPDQRPGDVRFVDQNNDGVIDEADKGYIGNPNPDYELGIQLNFEYKNVYLNTTMAGKFGMQVMQSYRSFADSPAQNYTSDVFNRWHGEGTSDKMPRLGASSNRNTQLVSDIFMQNADYLRINNLTVGYNFSEVLKDFKFISNLKFYVAVNNLYTFTKYDGMDPEVRWSGDNTNTPWASGIDLGLYPQARTVMFGLSADF; encoded by the coding sequence ATGAAATTGACAAAATTACTTATTTTTTGTGTTTCGTCCTTATTGTTTTCAGTTGCCACATTTGCTCAGGATGTAACGGTAACTGGAATCGTTAGCGACGAAAGTGGGTTACCCGTCCCAGGGGCAACAATTTTAGTTAAAGGAACCAATAAAGCTACCGCTTCTGATTTTGATGGGAAATTTCAGATTAGCGCCCCTTCAAACGGTACTTTGGTTATAAGTTTCGTTGGTTTTAATACGTTAAATGAAGCTGTTAACGGGAGAACAAAAATGAGCGTTGTTCTAAGTACGACCTCCCAAAATTTAAATGAAGTTGTTGTAGTAGGGTATGGTACTCAGAAAAAGGGCCTTATTACTGGAGCTTCTACAAATCTTAAGGGAGAAACGATTAAGGAATTAAATACTGGATCTGCTATGGAAGCGCTTCAAGGTATAGCTCCTGGTATTAGCATTACAAGAACAAATGGATCGCCTGGTGCTGGAACTAAGGTAACTATTCGTGGATTGGGTACAAACGGAAACTCAAATCCTTTGTATATCGTTGATGGAGTTTCTGTTGGTAATATTGATTATTTAAGCCCTTCAGACATTGAATCTATCGATGTATTAAAGGATGCCGCTTCTGCTGCAATTTATGGATCGAGAGCTGCTAATGGAGTTGTATTGGTTACGACTATTAAAGGAAAAAAAGGAAGAGCTGCAAGAATTACCTACGACAGCTACTATGGAATTCAAAATACATATAAAAACTTAGATCCTTTGAATGCTCAGGAATACATGTACATTATTGATGAAGGAAGAGTGAACGATGGAATGCCTCGCCAAGATTGGAAAGCAGTTTTAGCTAATAATTCATGGTTAAATACACAATTTCCTGGTGCTGGTACACAATTGGGTAATGAAGTTTGGGAAAATTTACAAAATGGATGGACTGGAACTAACTGGGTTAATGAAATGAGCAAAAAAGATGCTCCTATTATGAACCACGCTCTTAACATTACAGGAGGAAGCGAAGATATCACTTACTCATTTGGGGTTTCTTATTTTGATCAAACAGGTATTATTGGAGGTGATATAGTTGATGCTAGCTTTAAGAGGCTGACGACAAGATTAAATACTCAAATGGTATTGAAAAAAAATGAAAGCCATGCTATTATTACAGTTGGTGAGAATGTTACTTATACCAATTCTGAAAACAGAGGAGTTTCTAATGGTAATATCTACGGAAATGATTTACACAATGCATTAACAGCAAATCCATTGCAACCTGCTTACTGGCAGACTTCTATTGATAGAAACATTGATAAAAATGGATTTACTCCAACTTTAGATGGGATTTCAACAGGACAAACAAATCCTTTAGCGATCATGTACTACAGAAGTAATTTCAATTATCCTAAAGATAATAGAATAATTGGTAATGCGTTTTTAGAAGTTGAGCCGATCAAGGATTTGAAATTTAGAACCGTTTATGGAATTGATTCTTGGTTCGGATACGGTAGATCGATGAGTCCAACATACGGTTTAGGTGTACTTTATACTAAACTTATTAATGGTGCTTCTCAGTATTCTTATATTGGAGCAAACTCAACTTGGACTAATACGGCTTCATATAAAAAACAATTTGGAAACCACAATATCTCTGCTGTTGTTGGTACTGAGTTAGTTCAATATTTAGTAAATAACAATGTTAGCGGTTCAAGAAACAATTTAACATTTGGTGAAGATCCTAAATATGCATACTTAAACAATACTACACCAAGAACATTTAATGATCTTAGTACAAACGGAATGGATACTGCAGCTGGTGGTGGTGGAATTATGTCATATTTTGCTAGAGCACAATACGATTACAAAGAAAAATACCTTCTTTCTGCAACATTACGTTCTGACGGTTCTTCTAACTTCGCAGATGGTAAAAGATGGGGTTATTTCCCTTCTGTTTCAGCGGGTTGGGTAGTTACTAAAGAAGATTTTATGAGCGGTACTAGTTCATGGCTTAATTCATTAAAATTAAGAGGAAGCTGGGGGCAAAATGGTAATCAAGACATTCCTAACTTCTACTATTCTTCAAATATTGCTTACGTTTTTCCAGGATACTTTTTTGGAGACACAAAACCGGTTTCTGGAACAACGGCTTATCCGGCTAGGGTAACTAATCCAGATTTGACTTGGGAAACATCTGAGCAGTTAGATTTTGGTCTTGATGCAAGTTTATTAAATTCAAGATTAAACATTACTGTAGATTGGTACAACAAAACTACAAAAGACTGGTTGGTTTTAGCAGCTGGTAGAGGAACTGATGGAGCTGCACCTGCATACATTAATGGTGGAGATATTGAAAATAAAGGTTTTGAGTTCTCTGTAAACTGGAGCGATAAAATTGGAGGATTTAAATATGGTGCAACTGTAAGTGGAGCTTTCAATAAAAATAAAGTTACTAGAATTGCAAATGCTGACGGAATACTTCATGGACCTTCTAACGTACTTTCTCAAGGAACTGGAGAAATTTCTAGAGGTATGGTAGGTCTTCCATTAGGTTATTTCTATGGATTTAGAACTGCAGGTATCTTGCAAAATCAAAAAGAAGTTGATGAGTATGTTGGTCCAAATGGACAACCTTACTTCCCTGATCAACGTCCTGGAGATGTTCGTTTTGTAGATCAGAATAATGATGGTGTTATCGACGAAGCTGATAAAGGATATATTGGAAATCCAAATCCTGATTATGAATTAGGTATTCAATTGAATTTTGAATATAAAAATGTTTACTTAAACACTACTATGGCAGGAAAATTCGGAATGCAAGTTATGCAGTCATACAGATCTTTTGCTGATAGCCCTGCTCAGAACTATACTTCTGATGTGTTTAACCGTTGGCATGGAGAAGGAACATCTGATAAAATGCCTAGACTTGGCGCGTCTTCAAACAGAAATACGCAACTTGTATCGGATATTTTTATGCAGAATGCGGATTATTTAAGAATAAACAACTTAACAGTAGGTTATAACTTCAGCGAAGTATTGAAAGACTTCAAATTTATTTCTAATCTTAAATTTTATGTTGCTGTAAATAACTTATACACATTTACCAAATATGATGGTATGGATCCAGAAGTTCGTTGGTCAGGAGATAACACAAATACTCCATGGGCTTCAGGAATTGATTTAGGTTTGTATCCGCAAGCTAGAACGGTGATGTTTGGTTTAAGTGCAGATTTTTAA
- a CDS encoding triple tyrosine motif-containing protein gives MKFIVRTFTILSLFFLQIKGFSQVKNIGIPDIKNYKRSEYKGGTQNWSIDQDKNGNIYFANNSGLIQFDGSNWHKYSLPNKSEIRSLKIDALGRIFVGGNNEFGYFKTNEKGILKYHSLYSLLSPIDKENINLIWRIHIFNGEIIFQSFSKVFFLKNEKVTTLTAPHKFQFSFLVNNRLYFQDKTLGLLEYRNRKLTGIKGTTIFNDKEIWSLFPLPNNRLLYATLEKGLFVSENGVIKPWQTEANDFIRKNTSLGGSIIKNKFIILNSVLDGAIICDLNGKIIQHLNRQKGIQNNTILASFIDNKNNIWLGLDNGITFINENSPFSYFDYSYNIGTVYASTTHNGNLYVATNQGLFYHPWGQSFKDSPFMRVEGTISQVWNIQVLNDVLICASNSGALVINNNRVSKILDTKGYFGFKKIPDHENYIIGESYNGFSVFKKSASGYDYLHQVKGFDETTNNFSVEIDENYLWLKKNPFLYQVKLSEDLLRFDFIKKHVNISDKYKGINSLQTINNKVYIQAQNHFFRYSVEQETFFEDKKITKLFEGIPTINTLIEDPSGSLWYAFNESLGVLAKNKNGTFTKKQAIFSNLTGNLVNNYISVNAIDPENIFIGLTDRLTHYNSTIPNTFMTKPKAFIESFSFPGDTILTGNLPKKTDSYTIPYKYNRVKFTFASPTYENQENVMYSYKLEPFEENWRGWSQTAIKEYTNLREGNYVMKLKARNSYGIESDITEVEFTVSPPWYRHFLAYLFYLILVLLGAYLISVRIKLKIRKNRYYETIEQRRLYLERESKIRHEQHDLEKEIEKLKNDKLQIKILAKDKELVNNSLQVVKKNKILNGIIHKLKDIDTNILDDSTKSEFSKLHKSIVKEVNTDKSWKDLEKHIKNVHFEFLKRLKGQYPTISPRELDLSTYLLMNMSTKEIAEIMNISTGGVELARYRLRKKLGLNKKENLIGFLMTI, from the coding sequence ATGAAATTCATAGTTAGAACTTTTACAATACTTTCCTTATTTTTCTTACAAATAAAAGGATTTAGTCAAGTAAAAAACATTGGAATTCCTGATATAAAAAATTACAAAAGATCAGAATATAAAGGTGGAACACAGAACTGGAGCATTGATCAAGACAAAAACGGAAACATTTATTTTGCGAACAACAGCGGTTTAATACAATTTGATGGTTCAAACTGGCATAAATACTCTTTACCTAATAAATCTGAGATAAGAAGCTTAAAAATTGATGCACTTGGAAGAATATTTGTAGGCGGAAATAATGAATTTGGATATTTTAAAACTAATGAAAAAGGAATTCTAAAATATCATTCTTTATACAGCCTTTTAAGCCCTATTGATAAAGAAAACATCAATCTTATCTGGAGAATTCACATTTTTAATGGCGAAATCATTTTCCAATCTTTCAGTAAAGTCTTTTTTCTAAAAAATGAAAAAGTCACCACTTTAACGGCTCCTCATAAATTTCAGTTTTCGTTTTTAGTAAACAACCGTCTCTATTTCCAAGACAAAACCTTAGGTTTACTCGAATATAGAAATAGAAAACTTACTGGAATAAAAGGCACGACTATCTTTAATGACAAAGAAATCTGGTCTCTATTTCCTTTGCCAAACAATCGATTATTGTATGCAACTTTAGAAAAAGGTCTTTTTGTTTCAGAAAATGGAGTTATAAAACCTTGGCAAACAGAAGCAAATGATTTTATTCGAAAAAACACATCTCTCGGAGGATCTATTATTAAAAACAAATTTATCATTCTTAATTCCGTATTAGATGGAGCAATAATCTGCGATTTAAACGGAAAAATAATTCAGCATTTAAATAGACAAAAAGGCATTCAAAACAATACAATTCTAGCTTCATTTATTGATAATAAGAATAATATTTGGCTTGGACTTGACAACGGTATCACTTTTATAAATGAAAATTCGCCTTTTTCGTATTTCGATTACAGCTATAATATAGGAACTGTTTATGCATCAACAACTCACAACGGAAACCTTTATGTAGCTACCAATCAAGGTTTATTCTATCATCCTTGGGGACAATCATTTAAAGACAGTCCTTTTATGAGAGTTGAAGGAACAATTTCTCAAGTCTGGAATATCCAAGTCTTAAACGATGTGCTTATTTGCGCCAGTAACAGCGGTGCATTGGTTATAAATAACAATAGAGTTTCAAAAATTTTAGACACAAAAGGATATTTTGGTTTCAAGAAAATTCCTGATCATGAAAACTATATTATTGGCGAAAGTTATAACGGATTTTCAGTATTTAAGAAATCTGCATCAGGATATGATTATCTTCATCAAGTAAAAGGTTTTGATGAAACGACCAATAATTTCTCTGTCGAAATAGACGAAAATTATTTATGGTTAAAGAAAAATCCGTTTCTATATCAAGTTAAATTATCTGAGGATTTATTGCGCTTTGATTTTATAAAAAAACACGTTAATATATCTGATAAGTACAAAGGAATTAACAGCTTACAAACTATTAATAATAAAGTATACATTCAAGCTCAAAATCACTTTTTTAGATATTCTGTAGAACAAGAAACTTTTTTTGAAGACAAAAAGATCACAAAATTATTTGAGGGAATTCCAACCATAAACACTTTAATAGAAGATCCTTCTGGTAGTTTATGGTATGCGTTTAATGAATCATTAGGCGTCTTAGCGAAAAATAAAAATGGAACTTTCACTAAAAAACAAGCTATTTTTTCAAATTTAACTGGGAATTTGGTAAATAATTATATTTCTGTAAACGCTATAGATCCTGAAAATATCTTTATAGGACTAACAGACCGTTTAACGCATTACAATTCTACCATTCCAAATACTTTTATGACGAAACCCAAAGCTTTTATCGAAAGTTTTTCGTTTCCTGGCGACACTATACTAACGGGAAATCTGCCTAAAAAAACAGATTCTTACACCATTCCGTACAAATACAATCGTGTCAAATTTACGTTTGCATCTCCTACTTATGAAAATCAAGAAAATGTGATGTATTCATACAAACTTGAGCCTTTTGAGGAAAACTGGCGCGGCTGGTCGCAAACCGCTATAAAAGAATACACCAACCTTAGAGAGGGTAATTACGTAATGAAATTAAAAGCCAGAAATAGTTACGGCATAGAATCCGACATTACAGAAGTAGAATTTACAGTATCTCCGCCTTGGTACAGACATTTTCTTGCTTATTTATTTTACTTAATCCTTGTTTTATTGGGAGCTTATTTAATATCTGTTAGAATTAAACTTAAAATTAGAAAAAACAGATATTACGAAACAATCGAACAAAGAAGATTATACCTGGAAAGAGAATCTAAAATTAGACACGAGCAACATGATTTGGAGAAAGAAATTGAAAAGCTGAAAAATGACAAACTTCAAATAAAAATCTTAGCAAAAGATAAAGAACTGGTAAACAACTCTTTACAAGTGGTAAAAAAGAATAAGATTTTAAATGGAATCATACACAAACTTAAAGATATTGATACCAACATATTAGACGATAGTACAAAATCAGAATTCAGTAAATTACACAAGAGCATTGTAAAAGAAGTGAATACTGATAAAAGCTGGAAAGATCTTGAGAAACACATTAAAAATGTCCATTTTGAGTTCTTAAAACGCTTAAAAGGACAATACCCAACAATTTCACCACGAGAGCTAGATTTATCGACCTATTTATTAATGAATATGTCAACCAAAGAAATAGCCGAAATCATGAACATTTCAACCGGCGGTGTAGAACTTGCCCGCTATCGACTTAGAAAAAAATTAGGATTAAACAAAAAAGAAAATCTAATTGGTTTCTTAATGACTATTTAA